A single Brassica rapa cultivar Chiifu-401-42 chromosome A04, CAAS_Brap_v3.01, whole genome shotgun sequence DNA region contains:
- the LOC103863689 gene encoding F-box/kelch-repeat protein At5g49000-like yields the protein MSSHKKKRNKKLLNSSPLFPLSTANLSLPHDLLLNCIGRLSRLYYPTLSLVCKSYRSLIASPDLYTTRSLLNRTESCLYVCLQRSPDSNPRWFTLSRRPNRTLARNKKLSDYLLVPVTSPHVTSLRSSSVAVGSDIYEIGGLINGVPSSSVSVLDCRSNSWRQAPNMQVGRSFPSANVIDGKILVKGGLELKDVNSSKWVEVFDPNTQNWTTVSFTCGSKEWQSEDDNGTTRRSSSFCLIDDVSYCFDNRKLKWFDEKVGDWRFVTGLESVPKCLLGFNTSCQVHLADYGGKMVVLWDRHDRSSNCQGRTIWCAVIALERCSSEEISGTVEWSEAVLKVPNSFAFVHVLAAIV from the coding sequence ATGTCGTCCcataaaaagaaaaggaatAAGAAGTTGCTTAATTCATCGCCGTTGTTCCCGCTATCGACCGCAAACTTGTCACTTCCCCATGATTTGCTATTGAACTGCATCGGACGCCTCTCGAGATTGTACTACCCGACTCTCTCCCTCGTTTGCAAAAGCTACCGATCTCTCATTGCTTCGCCGGATCTTTACACGACCCGTTCCCTTTTAAACCGCACAGAGAGCTGTCTCTATGTTTGCTTACAGCGCTCTCCTGACTCTAACCCTAGATGGTTTACTCTCAGCCGGAGACCGAACCGAACCCTAGCTAGGAATAAGAAGCTTAGTGACTATCTTTTGGTTCCAGTCACATCTCCCCATGTTACTTCTCTTCGGTCGAGTTCAGTCGCTGTTGGTTCTGATATCTACGAAATAGGCGGACTCATCAATGGCGTGCCTTCCTCTAGTGTCTCGGTTCTGGACTGCCGGTCTAACTCGTGGCGCCAGGCTCCAAACATGCAGGTGGGTAGGTCGTTTCCATCAGCTAATGTCATTGATGGAAAGATACTTGTTAAAGGAGGTCTGGAGCTTAAAGACGTGAATTCATCCAAGTGGGTAGAGGTTTTCGATCCAAATACTCAAAACTGGACGACTGTGTCATTTACGTGTGGATCTAAAGAATGGCAATCAGAGGATGATAATGGAACGACACGGCGTTCATCTTCTTTTTGCCTGATTGATGACGTGTCTTACTGTTTTGACAACAGAAAGTTAAAATGGTTTGACGAGAAGGTTGGAGATTGGAGATTCGTAACGGGTTTGGAAAGTGTGCCTAAGTGTCTTTTGGGTTTTAACACTTCTTGTCAAGTTCACTTGGCGGATTATGGTGGAAAGATGGTGGTTTTATGGGACAGGCATGATCGTTCTAGCAATTGTCAGGGAAGGACTATTTGGTGTGCGGTGATTGCCCTGGAAAGGTGTAGTAGTGAAGAGATTTCCGGGACCGTCGAGTGGTCTGAAGCGGTGCTTAAAGTCCCCAACTCTTTTGCATTCGTGCATGTTCTTGCTGCTATAGTTTGA